The window CCGCGCGCACACCGCGGCGGGCGATCTTGTCGGCGTAGGCCGGGCCGATCCCGCGCATGGTCGTGCCGACTTTTCCCTCGGCCAACTCCTCGGTGAACGCCTCGATGATGCGGTGATGCGGCAGCACCAGGTGGGCCCCGGCGGCAACGTTCAACCGCCCAGCGACCGCGATCCCCTCGCGGACCAGCATGTCCAGCTCGGCAAACAGCGACGTCAGATCAATCACCACGCCGTTGCCCAGGAGGCAATGGGTGTGCGGCATGAGAATCCCAGTGGGAATCAGATGCAGCGCGAAGGTCTTCCCGTCGATTTTGACGGTGTGGCCGGCGTTGGCGCCTCCGGAATAGCGGACGACCAGGTCCGACGAGGCGGCCAGCAGGTCGACAATCTTCCCCTTGCCTTCATCGCCCCACTGGGCGCCGACGACGACGCGATTGGCCATGCGATCCTTATCCTCCCATCACGCCGCCGCGGCGCGGCCGGCGCGAACAGTGTCCACCCATTGCCAGATCTTCTCGGCCCCGGTGCCGTCGAGCGCCGAGGAGAGCAGCGGCTTTTGCGCGGTCGGTTCATCCAGCGTCCAGCGCCGGAGTGACTGCGCTTTCTCGTTGTTTGACAACTTGTCGCACTTGGTCAGCACGATCAGGTAGGGCCGTCCCCACTGCGCCAGCCAGGCGATCCAGTCCAAGTCGACGTCGGTCGGCTCGCGGCGCGAATCGAACAGGGCGATGATGCCGCGCGGACGATCGGGCAGGGCGAGGTAGCCCTCGATCAGACGGGCCC is drawn from bacterium and contains these coding sequences:
- the yihA gene encoding ribosome biogenesis GTP-binding protein YihA/YsxC; translation: MDAQFVKSVFTLKDLPQDRLPEIAVAGKSNVGKSSLLNKLLKKRNLAKTSQTPGKTRCLNYFQVTPDKRGPFYLVDLPGYGYAKVSQSMRDEWARLIEGYLALPDRPRGIIALFDSRREPTDVDLDWIAWLAQWGRPYLIVLTKCDKLSNNEKAQSLRRWTLDEPTAQKPLLSSALDGTGAEKIWQWVDTVRAGRAAAA